In Eubalaena glacialis isolate mEubGla1 chromosome 4, mEubGla1.1.hap2.+ XY, whole genome shotgun sequence, one DNA window encodes the following:
- the POU5F2 gene encoding LOW QUALITY PROTEIN: POU domain, class 5, transcription factor 2 (The sequence of the model RefSeq protein was modified relative to this genomic sequence to represent the inferred CDS: inserted 2 bases in 1 codon) has product MAGHRPSNFPVPGTGGDRPAGPVPVRADTPIGLSAQAAPGRLMVLPGVRPRMCPGPEVWPLSPGPPPCEFRDEMMPCRPRVGAGEVSAWFPRPSEVAFPGPGLVLQCIPTLALPEDASAAEKEMEQLAKELRQKRMTLGYSQADVGFAMGALFGKALSQATICRLEAQQLSLANMWKLRPLLKMWLEQVDMENLLGLRKMETILQQARKRRRAYRERRIGSSLEKLFLQCQKPTPQQISCIAGQLQLQEDLVRVWFHNRSKMGSRPSNDFSPLAEVGTVGPPLPRGPVWFPLTSGLHFCSPHYGGPYFTPLYXPAPFTAGGALLSAPATTLSLPRLSS; this is encoded by the exons ATGGCCGGACACAGGCCCTCAAACTTCCCCGTGCCGGGCACTGGTGGCGACAGGCCCGCAGGGCCAGTGCCGGTGCGGGCTGACACTCCGATCGGGTTGAGCGCCCAGGCGGCCCCCGGCAGGCTGATGGTCCTGCCAGGGGTCAGGCCGCGGATGTGCCCAGGCCCTGAGGTGTGGCCGCTGTCCCCAGGTCCCCCGCCGTGCGAATTCCGGGACGAGATGATGCCTTGCCGGCCCCGGGTCGGAGCTGGCGAGGTGAGCGCTTGGTTCCCAAGACCCTCTGAGGTCGCCTTCCCCGGGCCCGGCCTCGTCCTGCAGTGCATCCCGACGCTGGCGCTGCCAGAAGACGCCTCGGCCGCAGAGAAGGAGATGGAGCAGTTGGCCAAGGAGCTGAGGCAGAAGAGGATGACCCTGGGGTACTCTCAGGCCGACGTGGGGTTCGCCATGGGGGCTCTTTTTGGAAAGGCGCTGAGCCAGGCAACCATCTGCCGCCTCGAGGCCCAGCAGTTGAGCCTCGCCAACATGTGGAAGCTGCGACCGCTGCTGAAGATGTGGCTGGAGCAAGTGGACATGGAGAACCTTCTGGGCTTACGCAAAATGGAGACGATCCTACAGCAGGCTCGGAAGCGCAGACGGGCATACAGGGAGAGACGCATCGGAAGCAGCCTGGAGAAACTCTTCCTGCAGTGCCAGAAGCCCACACCCCAGCAGATCAGCTGCATCGCTGGGCAGCTCCAGCTGCAGGAGGACTTGGTCCGAGTTTGGTTCCATAACCGGAGCAAGATGGGTAGTCGGCCAAGCAATGATTTCTCCCCACTGGCGGAGGTGGGGACTGTCGGACCTCCTCTCCCAAGAGGACCAGTGTGGTTTCCCCTGACATCGGGACTCCATTTCTGTTCCCCCCATTATGGGGGACCCTACTTTACACCTTTGTA CCCTGCCCCTTTCACTGCGGGAGGAGCCCTCCTCTCTGCCCCGGCCACCACCCTGAGCCTCCCCAGGCTTTCCAGCTGA